From one Magnetofaba australis IT-1 genomic stretch:
- a CDS encoding tetratricopeptide repeat protein, with protein sequence MRAPSVIAVRWPLLALLTLTLLCAPSPAWALFTKLSHTLLPGGAGDQLSFRIPNGAKPPKWELLRPRTLRVEIADLLSLPHTEVNPARSRYVNGVRIEPIPGRMGIYLYIDLKAPFLLFRDGVVQPKFGAGSLYHLTIEANPKPNPQEATRLLGARILPGRDGTLLVIEHTGSGKLAAQEMDQEKHVVRLRWNGAAIDPRWRNLAPQGLIQSVSLYEFARNQVEMELALAPEAVKTLFHADPASGTLIVEMRRERSLGRDEDAKAILALRRSSLERGAALPLNRLTPVFQVTEEPVDVGGQMLDEGFFYDNAETAAKDLRFDKARAFLDKLTEVFPNTANRELIDFRKVELAQRMNWRPGWLLDELNTAMARHPNNYRYPEFRLLQLQLLNDAHQYNSAKAVADDPNLPQNDPRVTLERGRILMGMEMLEESERFFNLVARDPDASDATRARANLYQALAANKSEEFHRASMIVRAIPPEQLALLNNDPVDALALADIYYANRDYGDALSLYTRLITTYPDTDAATPWAMLRAAQSHRYQKRIPDALTMLDVLETRFPKSGAVPWARIFRIQIDEKPSIEDRIKAIDELVKDVPISDAIAEAYLTKAQLQGEGGQYLASLETLKRLLVYTSRKSHLQKADRLKRLYLTEGMQHALDNRRPEYALLLGESHGTDWRGLKSYEQARLLLAEAMLRMGLYSDGLAALGGMVRPPAPQLSKLGEELRANQFIPLMEDARGQVEVAPAAARVRLDEAARQLSAQNWKAVLMLLDKIPPESLNQDERADRLRYLARAEAERGRFPQAVNALERLLFGKPVGAGHDAYQYATVLQAWKGDDKALPAFQEAAKGEDNEVRALARIRIGDILQRRGDLAGAEASYREASQIDPNAPWGKMALENADQLKLVLQQAAR encoded by the coding sequence ATGCGCGCCCCTTCCGTCATCGCTGTGCGTTGGCCCCTGCTTGCGCTGCTGACGCTGACTCTGTTGTGCGCGCCGAGCCCGGCCTGGGCGCTGTTCACCAAACTCAGCCATACGCTGCTGCCCGGCGGCGCCGGCGACCAACTCAGCTTCCGCATTCCCAACGGCGCCAAACCGCCCAAATGGGAGTTGCTGCGTCCGCGCACCCTGCGGGTGGAGATCGCCGACCTGCTCTCCCTGCCCCACACCGAGGTCAACCCGGCGCGTTCGCGCTACGTCAACGGCGTGCGCATCGAACCGATCCCCGGACGTATGGGCATCTACCTTTATATCGATCTCAAAGCGCCGTTTCTGCTGTTCCGCGATGGCGTCGTCCAGCCCAAATTCGGCGCTGGCTCCCTCTACCATCTGACCATTGAGGCCAATCCCAAGCCCAATCCTCAGGAGGCCACCCGCCTGCTGGGCGCGCGTATTCTGCCCGGTCGCGACGGCACTTTGCTGGTGATTGAACACACCGGCTCAGGAAAATTGGCCGCACAGGAGATGGACCAGGAGAAACATGTCGTGCGCCTGCGCTGGAACGGCGCCGCTATCGACCCGCGCTGGCGCAATCTGGCTCCGCAGGGTTTGATCCAATCCGTCAGTCTGTATGAGTTTGCGCGCAATCAGGTGGAGATGGAGCTGGCCTTGGCGCCGGAAGCGGTCAAAACGCTGTTCCACGCCGACCCGGCCAGCGGCACATTGATCGTGGAGATGCGTCGCGAACGCTCATTGGGCCGGGATGAGGACGCCAAGGCGATTTTGGCCCTGCGCCGCTCCTCCCTGGAGCGCGGCGCGGCCCTGCCGCTCAACCGTCTGACCCCGGTGTTTCAGGTCACCGAAGAGCCGGTGGACGTGGGCGGGCAGATGCTCGACGAGGGCTTCTTCTACGACAACGCCGAGACCGCCGCCAAGGATCTGCGTTTTGACAAAGCGCGCGCGTTCCTCGACAAACTCACCGAAGTCTTCCCCAACACCGCCAACCGGGAGTTGATCGACTTCCGCAAGGTGGAGTTGGCGCAGCGCATGAACTGGCGCCCCGGCTGGCTGCTGGACGAGCTCAACACCGCCATGGCGCGCCACCCCAACAACTACCGCTACCCAGAGTTTCGTCTGCTGCAGTTGCAACTGCTCAATGACGCGCACCAGTACAACTCCGCCAAAGCGGTGGCCGACGACCCCAACCTGCCGCAGAATGATCCGCGCGTCACCTTGGAGCGCGGGCGCATCCTCATGGGCATGGAGATGCTCGAGGAGTCCGAGCGTTTCTTCAATCTGGTGGCGCGGGATCCGGACGCCTCCGACGCCACCCGCGCGCGGGCCAATCTGTATCAGGCCCTGGCCGCCAACAAGAGCGAAGAGTTCCACCGCGCCAGCATGATCGTGCGCGCCATTCCGCCGGAACAGCTCGCCCTGCTGAATAACGATCCGGTGGACGCCCTGGCGCTGGCGGATATCTACTACGCCAACCGCGACTATGGCGATGCGCTGAGCCTCTACACCCGGCTGATCACCACCTATCCCGACACCGACGCCGCCACCCCGTGGGCGATGCTGCGTGCGGCGCAGAGCCACCGCTATCAGAAGCGCATCCCCGATGCGTTGACCATGCTGGATGTGCTGGAGACCCGTTTCCCCAAATCCGGCGCCGTGCCCTGGGCGCGCATCTTCCGTATTCAGATTGACGAAAAGCCCTCCATTGAGGACCGCATCAAAGCCATCGACGAGCTGGTGAAGGATGTGCCCATCAGCGACGCCATCGCCGAGGCCTACCTGACCAAGGCGCAACTGCAAGGCGAAGGCGGGCAGTATCTGGCCAGCCTGGAGACCCTCAAACGACTGCTGGTCTACACCTCGCGCAAGAGCCATCTGCAGAAGGCCGACCGCCTCAAGCGGCTCTATTTGACCGAGGGCATGCAGCACGCTTTGGACAATCGCCGCCCCGAATACGCCCTGCTGCTGGGCGAATCCCATGGGACCGATTGGCGCGGTTTGAAATCCTATGAGCAGGCGCGACTGCTACTGGCTGAAGCGATGTTGCGCATGGGTCTGTATAGCGATGGTCTGGCCGCTCTGGGCGGCATGGTGCGCCCCCCAGCCCCGCAGTTGAGCAAGCTGGGCGAGGAGTTGCGCGCCAATCAGTTCATCCCGCTGATGGAGGATGCGCGCGGCCAGGTGGAGGTCGCTCCGGCGGCGGCGCGGGTGCGCTTGGATGAAGCGGCGCGTCAGCTCTCGGCGCAGAACTGGAAAGCGGTGTTGATGCTGCTGGACAAGATTCCGCCGGAATCGCTCAATCAGGATGAGCGCGCCGATCGTTTGCGCTATCTGGCGCGCGCCGAAGCGGAACGCGGTCGTTTCCCCCAAGCGGTGAACGCTCTGGAGCGACTGCTGTTCGGCAAGCCTGTGGGCGCTGGTCATGACGCCTATCAGTACGCCACCGTGTTGCAGGCGTGGAAGGGCGATGATAAGGCTCTACCCGCCTTTCAGGAGGCGGCCAAGGGCGAAGACAATGAGGTCCGCGCCTTGGCGCGCATCCGCATTGGCGATATCCTGCAGCGACGCGGCGACTTGGCGGGAGCGGAAGCCTCCTACCGCGAGGCGTCGCAGATCGACCCCAACGCCCCGTGGGGCAAGATGGCGCTGGAAAACGCCGATCAACTCAAACTGGTGTTACAGCAGGCGGCGCGTTAA